Proteins found in one Melospiza georgiana isolate bMelGeo1 chromosome 1, bMelGeo1.pri, whole genome shotgun sequence genomic segment:
- the LOC131094156 gene encoding serpin B6-like, translated as MESLCAANSTFAVDLLRKLCEKNSGQNVFFSPFSISSALSMVLLGSRGNTEAQIRKVLCLKNAQDAHNGYQSLLSEINDPNTKYILRTANRLYGEKTFEFLPSFIESSQKSYHAGLEQMDFLHAWEDSRKQINVWVEESTEGKIQNLLAEGTLDSLTRLVLVNAIYFKGNWGKPFRKASTREWPFHINKNETKPVQMMFKEATFNMTYTGDLQTKILELPYVGNELSMIILLPDAIQDGSTGLERLERELTLEKLMGWISPEMMSSTEVKVYLPRFKLEEGYDLKPILKSMGMPDAFESGKADFSGISPGNELVLSEVVHKSFVEVNEEGTEAAAATAMLMCACSGAIMSTPKFIADHPFLFFIRHNKTCSILFCGRFCCP; from the exons ATGGAAAGCCTCTGTGCagcaaacagcacttttgcTGTGGACCTGTTAAGAAAGCTGTGTGAGAAGAACAGTGGGCAGAATGTGTTCTTTTCACCATTTagtatttcttctgctttgtcCATGGTTTTGCTGGGTTCAAGAGGTAACACTGAAGCTCAGATTCGTAAG GTGCTTTGTCTGAAGAATGCCCAGGATGCTCACAATGGGTATCAGTCCCTTCTCTCTGAAATTAATGATCCAAACACCAAATACATCCTGAGAACTGCAAACCGCCTCTATGGAGAAAAGACCTTTGAGTTTCTTCCA TCATTTATAGAGTCCAGTCAGAAATCCTACCATGCAGGCCTGGAACAGATGGACTTCCTGCATGCTTGGGAGGATTCCAGGAAACAAATCAATGTCTGGGTGGAGGAAAGTACTGAAG GTAAAATTCAGAACCTGTTGGCAGAGGGGACTCTTGATTCCCTAACCAGGCTTGTGTTGGTGAATGCCATCTATTTCAAAGGCAACTGGGGAAAGCCTTTCCGGAAAGCGAGTACCAGAGAGTGGCCATTCCACATCAATAAG AACGAGACCAAACCTGTGCAGATGATGTTCAAGGAGGCAACTTTTAACATGACCTACACTGGAGACTTGCAGACCAAAATCCTGGAGCTGCCCTATGTGGGAAATGAGCTGAGCATGATCATCCTGCTCCCTGATGCAATCCAGGATGGCTCCACAGGCTTGGAAAGA ctggaaAGAGAACTTACACTTGAGAAGCTGATGGGTTGGATCAGTCCCGAAATGATGAGTTCTACAGAGGTGAAGGTGTATTTACCCAGATTTAAACTGGAAGAAGGTTATGATCTGAAACCTATTCTAAAAAGCATGGGAATGCCTGATGCATTTGAGTCAGGGAAGGCAGACTTCTCAGGAATCTCACCTGGTAATGAGCTGGTGCTCTCTGAAGTGGTTCACAAATCCTTTGTGGAAGTCAATGAAGAAGGCactgaagcagctgctgccacagctatGCTAATGTGTGCGTGTTCCGGTGCAATAATGTCCACTCCAAAATTCATTGCTGATCATCCCTTCCTCTTCTTCATCCGGCACAACAAAACTTGCAGCATTTTGTTCTGTGGCAGATTTTGCTGTCCCTAA